The DNA window CGGCCGCGAAGTCCACCTTCGAGAAACCCTTCATCACCCGCTCCTCCGCGTGCGGCCACTTGCGGCTGCGCAGGTAGTGCCCGGTCTTCGGATCGAACTCGTTCGTCTCGTCGATCTCGTGCGCGGGGAACGCTCCTCCGGCGTCACGCACGACTGCTGCGGCGAGCGCGGCGCGTGAGGCCACGTCCTCGGGCGCGGGCTCGCTCGGAGGAGGCATGGGCACGACCGAAAGGAGCTCCGCCAGCAGGTCACCGTTGGTCCTCACGTCCAGGTAGACCACCTTCTCCACGCGCTCCGGGTGATGGGTTGCCACCCAGGTGAGCTCTGGCCCGGCGGCGGAGTGGCCCACGAATGACGCCTTCGCGATTCCCAGCCCCTCCAGCACCCGGACGACGTCCTCGCCCAGGGTGGCAGTGTCGTAGCCCTGCTCGGGCCAGTTCGACGAGCCAAACCCCCGGCGGGTGACGGCATAGACGTGATGGGCCGCGGTGAACTCCGGCGCGAAGGTGTCGAACACGTGGCCCGTGTTGCCCAAGCCCGACAGGAAGACGAGCGCGGGCCCCTGGCCTCCGAAGTCGAGCAGCTCGAGCTCGACCCCCTCGGCCACCTTCACCCGCTTCACCTGATGCAACGCGCTGGAGTCGGCAGACGCCGGGACCGGGGCGGACTTCGTCGTCACGCAGGCGAATAGCGGCAAGCAGAGGAGGAGGAGTTTTCGCATGGGCTGACTCAACTACAGGAATGCGGAGACCACCAAGTAAGCCCATGGGTCACAGCTCACCGCGCCCCATCTGGACGGGGCGTGGATGAGCCACCTTCGAGGGGCGCGGTGGTGTCAGTCAGACAGAGCTGGACGGGAGCGCGCCGGTGCCGGGAGTGATGATAGACAGGCCCCTCTCAGTCCACGAGCAGGCGCTTCATGGGGGCGGGATCCACCGCGACGAGCAGCGGTCGGGTGAAGCTGCTGAACGAGACCAGGGCTTGACCTGGGGCCAATCGAGACACCCGGTTCCAAAGGCTCTCATCGATGCCACCCACGGTCTTCTTCAGCCGGGAGATGACGCCGATGTCGGTCATCTTGTGGATGACGAACTGGTTGATGAGCCCTAACACCTCGTCGGGGAGGTGCTGCGGCAGTTGCGTCACGAAGACGAGCCCCAGCCAGCGTTTGCGCCCGCGTTTGGCGATGTTCGCCACTTGCTCGAAGAGATTCTGCATCTGCGTCGTGACGCGGCTGTGGGAGAGGAACTCGTGGGCCTCCTCGATGATGAGGAGCACGGGGGTGACGGGAGTGTCCTGCGCTTGCGAGCGTTCGTAGCTCTCCTCCTGGGCATCCTGGACGCCGCGCAAGAGGTCAGCGATGACGAGGTTGTTGAGCTGGGGCGACTCCGTGTCGGACAAGTCGATGATGGACACGCGCCCGGGCTGAATCAGGGCGTCGTAGTTCACGCCCGAGTTGCCCGTGTCGAAGAGCTTCACCCGGTGCAGGCGGTGGAGCTTTCCCGCCAGGGCCTTCCAACTGATTTCATTCCGGCTGGGCTGCGCCCTCACCCGTGCCATGACTTTGTGCGACGCGGTGCGGAACTCGCTGTAGAGCACGAGCCCCGGTGCGCGCGCCGGGGTGTCTTCTTCAGGCGCTGGCGCGTCGTCCGCTTCGAGGCCGTCCAAGAGCGAGCCCTGCTTGCGCGCCGAACCGCGAGCGCGGGACGTGCCCTCCGCGCGGCCTTCGGCGCTGAGGCTGTGGATGTAGACGCTGACCACGTCCAGGAGATGCTGGAGCGTCATGTGCGGATAGCCCGCGGTGTGCTCGTCCAGTTCAAGCGCCTGCCTGAGGGTCTTGGGGTCATGGGGCTTGGGGAAGATGCCGAAGTCCCCCAAGAGGAGCTTCGTGACGTCGTAGGCCCGGATGAAGCGTTCCAACTGCGCCTCGGAGAGGTCGAGGATCTCCGCCACCGCGTACGGCGACAGGCGCGAGAACTGGAGCGAGAACGGGTGCAGGTTCCGATGCCGCGGGTTGCGACTCTTCCGCCCGTGCACGTGATGGATGTGGAGGTCTCGCACGCCCTCGGGAGTCTGTCCTCTCCGGCGCAGTGCCTCCTTCATCGCGGGGTGGTCCGCGGGCTCATCCACATGCGTGTACTCGCCCTCCACGTCGAACACGATGGTCGCGATGCCCGCGGCCTGGGCCCGGTGGATGAGGGTTGCGACCGTGGTGGACTTGCCGCCGCCCGTCGTCCCGAGGATGCCGGTGTGGCGAGGGAAGAGCGCCTTGTCCCGGGGATTCAGCCGGGCCTCCATCCGCTCGTAGCCGACCACGCGCCCCAGGCACAGGTCGCCGCCCACGCCGAGCACGCGCGCGCTCTCCGCTTCGTCGAGCAGGAACACGGGGCTCTGCGGCTGTGGACGGAAGCGCGGTGGCTCGAGCGCGCCCTCCACCTCCTCGCCCAACACCTCCACCTCCGCGCGGCCGTGGAAGTCGAAGGTGTAGTCGAGCTTCTTGCCCTGCGTCACCACGCCCACCGCCATGCTCGAATTGGCGGGGACCGCGTTGGGTTCCGCGAACGGACCCCGTACCACGATGCCCAGATACGTGCGCCCATCCGCCCGTGACTGGATGCGCACGAGCGACTGGGAGGCGAGCTTGGGAACATCCTCGCGGGTGATGAGCAGCGTGACGTGATTGTCGTCGCTCCCGGCCGTGTCGAAGTGCGTGAAGGCCACGGCCTTCTCCAGCTCCGGGTCGAGTCGCGCGGCCTCTTGCGCCTGTACCTTCACTTCCTGGAGCGCTTGGAGGGCGTCGGGAGGTGTGGGGCGGACCAGGGGCGCGCGCGCCGAGGGGGGGCGGACATTCGCGCGAGGCGGGGCCTCCTGCACGGGTGGGGGAGGCCGCGCGGGTTCGCCGCGTGGGCCGCCCGCGCCGGGGGGGAAGGGAGGCCGGCTCACCGTTGCGGTCGAGGTCCGAGGCGCGGACCTCGATGCGCCATAAGGACTGGGGCCCTCGTCCACGGGCGAGGCACGCATCGCGCCACCGCGCGCCATGGGAACCCCCTGGCCTTGTGATGCCTTGCCATCATCCGCCATGACACTTCCCCCCTGAAGACTGCGTGGACTGACTACCGGCGCCGCGCGGGCGCGTGGAGATACCGCAGGCTCGCGCCCGCCTGCGCATAGGCGTCCTGCACGAGGCCGAGGAAGCCGTCCTCGCCAAAGACAGACCGACAGGTCGCCGCAGCGACGCCGAGCAGCATGGGAAGGCCGCGCTCGGGGTACATGGCGCTGTCCGCCATGGCGACGCGCACCGCGAGGTGTACGTGGTCCCGATGTGCGTAGAAGAGGCGCGGCGGCGAGCGGGTCGATACGCGATACACGCCGCGCAGGATGAGCGGGCAGCACTCCTGGACGAAGCGGCGGGCCCGGGGGCTGTCGTGGTTCCGGTACTCCCACTCATTGACATACTGATGGCACTCGCGCTCCATCGTCTCCAGCACCAGGTACTCGCGGGAATCGAGCGCGTGTCCGAGCGTGAGCAGCCCGCGTTCCTCCAGGTCGTCCGAGACGAAGACGAACTTCGGGTGCTTCGTCACCAGCCTGCGCAGCACGCTGAGCGAAGCATGGAGGAGGCTGTGATAGCCCGCGCCCGTCACCAGCTCGCGAGTGCAGGGGTTGCCCACGCCCATGCGCCACTCGGCCTCGGCGCGGTGCACCAGGAGGGCACGCTCCGCGTAGGGGCGGATGCATCGGCGCGCGAGCTTGGACAGGCTGTCCCGCTCGCCGTAGGGGCTCTTCTGCCGGCGCTCGATGAAGTCGCAGGCCTCCTGAAAGGCATTGGCGTGGGTGTCCGCCACCTCCCGGCGGAACAGCCGCTGTGAGAGCGAGCCGGAGGTGCCGCCGTAGTTGGCGATGACGAGCCCCAGCTGGGTGATGCCCAGGGACAGGTTGTCGTGGGACACCGCGCTGCCGCACACGGCATCCACGTTGCCGCGAAAGAGCAGGCCCTGCTGGATGTCGATGAGCTCCTCTTCCGTACATTGATAGAGCCCCGCTTCCGGCGGGCCACCCGTGCGGCCCTGCATGCGCGGAAGCAGCTCGCGGCGAACGAGCTCGCGCAGGTAGTCCTCCTTGTTGACCGCCTGCGTGACCTCCTTGCGGAAGGTCTGGATGACCGGGCCCAGGTCCATGTCCTGCGTCCAGGACTCCAGGTCGAGCAGGCTCGCGAGGTCCGCGCCGAAGGCCCTGCGAAAGTCGTCATCGCCCTCGTCGGGGAGGTCAGGGTCGACCATGGTCATCCTCCGTCCCGTCCAGGAACTCGGCCAGGGAGAAGCGCGGCGCGTGGAGGCTCGGGCGGAGCAGTCGCGCGTAGCGCTCGGCCGCGTGGCGCGGGAGTCCGAAAGTCCGCGCGAGCCTTGTCACGCCTTCTGCCGCGGACGTCCCGTTCACGACGGCGAGGGCCTGACTCGCGGGCGCGAGGAACTCGAACGCCAGCTGGTCCGCGCGGCGCTCGGCCTTGCGGATGCTGCCCTGGAGGATTTCGCCCTGCGCGCCTCGTTCCAGGAGATCGACCTGTGTACTCAGCGGCGTGTGTTCGAGCAACGCGGAGACGCGCTCCTCGGGCGTGGGCGGACGCTGGCCATCGAGGACCGCTTGGATGCCCGCGCCGAAGAGGCGCGACGCCCGGGCTTGGGGCATCCGTTGTTCGAGGACGAAGTGCGCCAGCTCGTGCGCCACGGTGAAGCGCTGCTCGTCCTCGGCGTCATCCAGGTCGTGGAAGAGGATGCCTTTGCCTTCAATCCACACCATGA is part of the Myxococcaceae bacterium JPH2 genome and encodes:
- a CDS encoding ATP-binding protein, producing MADDGKASQGQGVPMARGGAMRASPVDEGPSPYGASRSAPRTSTATVSRPPFPPGAGGPRGEPARPPPPVQEAPPRANVRPPSARAPLVRPTPPDALQALQEVKVQAQEAARLDPELEKAVAFTHFDTAGSDDNHVTLLITREDVPKLASQSLVRIQSRADGRTYLGIVVRGPFAEPNAVPANSSMAVGVVTQGKKLDYTFDFHGRAEVEVLGEEVEGALEPPRFRPQPQSPVFLLDEAESARVLGVGGDLCLGRVVGYERMEARLNPRDKALFPRHTGILGTTGGGKSTTVATLIHRAQAAGIATIVFDVEGEYTHVDEPADHPAMKEALRRRGQTPEGVRDLHIHHVHGRKSRNPRHRNLHPFSLQFSRLSPYAVAEILDLSEAQLERFIRAYDVTKLLLGDFGIFPKPHDPKTLRQALELDEHTAGYPHMTLQHLLDVVSVYIHSLSAEGRAEGTSRARGSARKQGSLLDGLEADDAPAPEEDTPARAPGLVLYSEFRTASHKVMARVRAQPSRNEISWKALAGKLHRLHRVKLFDTGNSGVNYDALIQPGRVSIIDLSDTESPQLNNLVIADLLRGVQDAQEESYERSQAQDTPVTPVLLIIEEAHEFLSHSRVTTQMQNLFEQVANIAKRGRKRWLGLVFVTQLPQHLPDEVLGLINQFVIHKMTDIGVISRLKKTVGGIDESLWNRVSRLAPGQALVSFSSFTRPLLVAVDPAPMKRLLVD
- a CDS encoding ImmA/IrrE family metallo-endopeptidase — encoded protein: MSESWLQEAVALSGLPPPTTFPRDLIIEAPPPHLLPITFVGLRGLTVAAIEHWLVRRGLDCPMSGASRKLHGLMVWIEGKGILFHDLDDAEDEQRFTVAHELAHFVLEQRMPQARASRLFGAGIQAVLDGQRPPTPEERVSALLEHTPLSTQVDLLERGAQGEILQGSIRKAERRADQLAFEFLAPASQALAVVNGTSAAEGVTRLARTFGLPRHAAERYARLLRPSLHAPRFSLAEFLDGTEDDHGRP
- a CDS encoding alpha/beta hydrolase, with translation MKRVKVAEGVELELLDFGGQGPALVFLSGLGNTGHVFDTFAPEFTAAHHVYAVTRRGFGSSNWPEQGYDTATLGEDVVRVLEGLGIAKASFVGHSAAGPELTWVATHHPERVEKVVYLDVRTNGDLLAELLSVVPMPPPSEPAPEDVASRAALAAAVVRDAGGAFPAHEIDETNEFDPKTGHYLRSRKWPHAEERVMKGFSKVDFAAVTAAVLFLYVEQPRAGRPEDLPGFSQMDLPVQEKLRALSARAIQRDAEMLSVMSMPNWKGIKLEHARHYVWLTNHDEVLREMKTFLETF